The following coding sequences lie in one Aspergillus puulaauensis MK2 DNA, chromosome 3, nearly complete sequence genomic window:
- a CDS encoding triglyceride lipase (COG:I;~EggNog:ENOG410PHGN;~InterPro:IPR029058): protein MITHLKPKDFKVLSLTTIATPHRGSAVADYVLQQIGDDRLAQLYYALEQIKVETGAFSQLTREYMEKSFNPSTPDVEDVRYFSYGAVMEERFWSMFRLSHRLLQQIEGYNDGLVSVASSKWGGEHGYKGTLMGVSHLDLINWSNRLKWLAGELTGQKPKFNAVAFYLDIADMIAKEGL from the exons ATGATCACGCACTTAAAACCCAAGGACTTCAAggtcttgtccttgaccACCATCGCTACTCCGCATAGGG GTTCAGCAGTAGCAGATTATGTACTTCAGCAGATAGGCG ATGACCGCTTAGCCCAGCTCTACTACGCTCTCGAACAGATCAAGGTCGAGACCGGGGCGTTTTCTCAGCTGACCCGCGAATATATGGAGAAATCATTCAACCCTTCTACGCCGGATGTGGAGGATGTTCG TTATTTTTCCTATGGCGCAGTAATGGAAGAACGGTTCTGGTCAATGTTCCGGTTGTCCCACCGTCTCCTTCAACAAATCGAAGGGTACAACGATGGACTCGTCAGCGTAGCGAGTAGTAAGTGGGGAGGAGAACACGGCTACAAGGGGACTCTCATGGGCGTGAGCCACTTGGACCTCATTAATTGGAGTAACCGACTCAAGTGGCTTGCTGGCGAGCTCACTGGCCAGAAACCGAA GTTCAATGCCGTTGCCTTTTACTTGGACATTGCTG ATATGATTGCCAAGGAGGGGCTCTGA
- a CDS encoding uncharacterized protein (COG:S;~EggNog:ENOG410PPIK;~InterPro:IPR039715) produces MRLHLTVQRHGLPVSRILWTTSPPSLFGHNLRSPSSVLPATSSAVTSSRMPNALYANGGYSIAQLLEDVNEVIPLETEQQLFDDESSGQWGLEDYVVEVGGSECLHFMEVEGLLRDGDEVLIRALQIDDLRARRISGRHQISNDGKHLIDGIPFGKPFLKRPTSSRPAITIPPRKKRRTTLTMWGGGSNYEEEDTEWAPRQHIGTGKELSLLRPESELEREDEDGDEFVDAYQDDYEDFHEPNEDGDGTVIRHNIDKTSEASESNSVASDIGEELEGLKEDMDIAAVPELETSDVKAPRRGYSLRSRPSILQPAPRKSSLSRRSTGETSRRESKSVTFDKQKQQLPVAKPEATPRAGSTSEELEGAASSDSDSSASDSSASESSDDDSSSDESESGSAATSDSSSDSGDDSSSESSASESESEQEEAPKATTVRKTSLPTNPPGAGSERTRKSNQRSKLRRRLTKLKELGFLEEDADFDALREWDSSNGGSSTGNGAAKTLRQREQEDFEAKRQKLLRDLESGGVDVSYMSEKENIRPSSAVPDTSELDDQDEQYETANDTAQATPEVTKQRRSLDVASTRRLLFGSLGVRTPRSKAEEEATRKKLAGKFRESTHQQAEQPPAEPQESEPEVDWREKLILGATECVFDDIELSTPPFPFQQRWDEEAGYIIQQRKGRNKKRKRRQQQPQVYDEEVDVNGDYYGDDDMQLNYDDAEQPGEMDETTTRMAEDTEDDLPELPSDASSLPGLAEKDLKPGLVLAFKQLDVSKETNWQPMVSDYRIAVVSDVFENNILNIQLAKAYRRQPKDEDAEEGPFKYSGFEMPGMDDEGEDDGFREVPFDDLIEPKLLRAAPAADAGDQDTASIFPADDEQPAQESSQSVIDASTASDAHENGQLVETSSQQPTSPNHDHSPVSDHSREESPVRSPRFEGFEPTYSASSPLSSSSPS; encoded by the exons ATGCGGCTCCACCTCACCGTCCAGCGTCACGGTCTGCCCGTGTCGCGCATTCTCTGGACTACGTCACCGCCATCGCTTTTTGGGCATAACCTACGGAGCCCTTCATCCGTATTACCAGCTACGTCCTCCGCCGTCACATCGTCGCGCATGCCCAACGCGTTATATGCAAATGGGGGATACTCTATCGCACAGCTCCTGGAAGACGTGAACGAAGTCATCCCGCTGGAGACAGAACAGCagctcttcgacgacgaATCAAGCGGCCAGTGGGGGTTGGAAGACTATGTGGTCGAGGTTGGAGGTTCAGAGTGCTTGCACTTtatggaggtggagggatTACTGCGAGACGGCGACGAAGTCTTAATACGTGCTCTTCAAATCGACGACCTACGAGCGCGGCGAATTTCCGGTCGGCATCAGATATCAAATGACGGGAAGCATCTCATTGACGGGATTCCGTTCGGGAAGCCGTTCCTGAAGAGACCGACGTCATCGAGGCCAGCTATAACCATTCCTCctaggaagaagaggcgcaCTACTCTTACGATGTGGGGCGGTGGCAGTAATtatgaggaggaggatacAGAATGGGCTCCTCGTCAACATATTGGTACTGGGAAAGAGCTTTCTCTACTTCGGCCTGAGAGTGAACTTGAAagggaggacgaggatggggaCGAGTTTGTGGACGCTTACCAGGACGACTATGAGGACTTCCACGAGCCGAATGAAGACGGTGATGGGACTGTTATTCGACATAATATCGACAAGACAAGCGAAGCGTCAGAGAGCAACAGCGTCGCTTCCGATATTGGAGAAGAACTTGAGGGTCTTAAGGAAGATATGGATATCGCGGCGGTGCCCGAGTTGGAAACCTCCGATGTGAAGGCCCCTCGTCGCGGCTATTCTCTGCGCTCAAGGCCAAGCATTCTTCAGCCAGCGCCGAGAAAGAGCTCTCTTTCGCGTCGTTCCACCGGAGAGACTTCTCGGAGGGAGTCCAAGAGCGTTACATTCGACAAACAAAAGCAGCAATTGCCAGTGGCCAAGCCTGAGGCTACCCCTAGAGCTGGCTCAACCTCAGAAGAACTGGAAGGTGCTGCCTCGAGTGATAGTGATAGCTCTGCGAGTGACTCCAGTGCTTCGGAGTCGAGTGATGATGACTCGTCTTCTGATGAATCTGAATCTGGCTCCGCAGCTACTTctgattcttcttctgactCAGGCGATGATTCTTCTTCAGAAAGCTCTGCCTCAGAATCCGAAtccgagcaggaagaagctccTAAGGCTACCACGGTTCGAAAGACTTCTCTCCCAACTAACCCCCCTGGGGCAGGCTCGGAAAGGACAAGAAAGTCTAACCAGCGATCTAAGCTGCGACGAAGACTTACAAAACTGAAAGAATTAGGTTTTCTTGAAGAGGATGCAGATTTCGACGCTCTCCGAGAGTGGGATTCAAGTAATGGAGGTTCTTCCACCGGCAATGGGGCCGCCAAAACGTTAAGGCAACGCGAGCAAGAAGATTTTGAGGCGAAACGTCAAAAGTTGCTCCGTGACCTGGAGTCTGGTGGCGTTGATGTCTCTTATATGTctgagaaggagaacatACGCCCGAGTTCTGCTGTACCAGATACATCAGAACTGGACGACCAGGATGAGCAGTATGAGACCGCCAACGATACAGCTCAAGCTACCCCTGAAGTCACAAAACAGCGTCGTTCCTTGGATGTAGCCAGCACCCGGCGACTTCTTTTCGGCTCCCTCGGCGTGAGAACTCCCCGTTctaaagcagaagaagaggccaCTCGGAAGAAACTAGCCGGAAAATTTCGCGAGAGTACACATCAGCAAGCAGAGCAGCCTCCTGCCGAACCCCAAGAAAGCGAGCCTGAAGTGGACTGGCGCGAGAAATTAATACTTGGAGCTACCGAATGTGTCTTTGACGATATTGAGTTGAGTACTCCACCCTTCCCATTTCAGCAACgctgggatgaagaggctggaTATATCATACAGCAGCGGAAGGGAcgaaacaagaaaagaaagagaagacagcagcagccccagGTTtatgatgaggaagttgatgTAAATGGAGATTActatggcgacgatgacatgCAGCTCAACTACGACGACGCCGAACAACCCGGTGAAATGGACGAGACTACAACTAGAATGGCTGAAGACACCGAGGATGACCTACCGGAACTCCCAAGTGATGCAAGTAGCCTGCCGGGTCTTGCGGAGAAGGATCTGAAGCCAGGTCTAGTACTCGCCTTTAAGCAGCTGGATGTGTCAAAAGAGACAAACTGGCAGCCAATGGTGTCGGACTATCGGATCGCCGTAGTCAGCGACGTTTTTGAAAATAACATCCTCAACATCCAGCTCGCTAAGGCGTACAGGAGACAACCCAAAGACGAGGACGCCGAAGAGGGCCCGTTCAAATACAGTGGATTTGAGATGCCCGGCATGGATGATGAGGGGGAGGACGACGGATTTCGTGAAGTACCCTTTGACGATCTAATTGAACCGAAGCTGCTCCGTGCTGCGCCCGCTGCGGATGCTGGAGACCAAGATACCGCCAGCAT ATTTCCTGCAGACGATGAACAACCTGCGCAAGAGTCCAGTCAGTCTGTGATTGACGCTTCAACCGCAAGCGATGCGCACGAGAACGGCCAACTTGTGGAAACATCGAGCCAACAACCGACTTCTCCTAATCACGACCATTCCCCCGTGTCTGATCACTCTCGTGAAGAGAGCCCTGTTCGGTCACCACGATTTGAAGGATTTGAGCCAACCTATTCCGCCTCAAGTCCTTTATCAAGCAGTTCCCCCTCTTGA
- a CDS encoding esterase/lipase family protein (COG:I;~EggNog:ENOG410PHGN;~InterPro:IPR029058) yields MGFSPSSAFVTQSLRAASRRPSPSLYLCPTCSIRHFRSSRRSNSRAGPNPRLEAFGKIIRDEYAVVRDHYETPKHPIVLAHGLLGFDELRLAGPFLPGVQYWRGIKEALSMKGVEVITATVPPSASIEMRAEVLAETITSAARGREVNIVAHSMG; encoded by the exons ATGGGATTTTCTCCCAGCAGTGCCTTTGTTACGCAGAGTCTGAGGGCTGCCAGTCGCCGTCCTTCTCCGTCACTATATCTGTGTCCAACTTGTTCCATACGACATTTCCGCTCTTCGCGGAGGAGCAATTCACGCGCGGGTCCCAACCCCCGACTCGAAGCCTTCGGTAAAATCATTAGAGATGAGTACGCGGTAGTCCGAGATCATTATG AGACTCCCAAGCATCCCATTGTTCTCGCACATGGCCTGCTTGGATTTGATGAACTACGACTTGCTGGACCTTTTCTCCCAGGGGTCCAGTACTGGCGTGGTATTAAGGAGGCGCTCTCGATGAAAGGCGTTGAGGTTATTACCGCGACTGTGCCGCCGTCGGCATCTATTGAAATGCGAGCGGAAGTACTAGCAGAGACGATCACATCTGCTGCGCGGGGAAGAgaagtaaatatagtagc TCATAGCATG GGGTGA
- a CDS encoding uncharacterized protein (BUSCO:EOG09265PWR;~COG:C;~EggNog:ENOG410PR2G;~InterPro:IPR005124,IPR028987;~PFAM:PF03179;~go_component: GO:0016471 - vacuolar proton-transporting V-type ATPase complex [Evidence IEA];~go_function: GO:0042626 - ATPase-coupled transmembrane transporter activity [Evidence IEA];~go_process: GO:1902600 - proton transmembrane transport [Evidence IEA]) translates to MSAQNSAGIQTLLDAEREAQKIVQQAREYRTKRIRDAKAEAQKEIEEYRKQKEDEFKKFEAEHSSGYKKAEEDADKEAEVKLEEIKKAGTDKGPKVVEKLIHALVDVKPEPSAKIVTKA, encoded by the exons ATG TCCGCCCAGAATTCCGCAGGCATTCagaccctcctcgac GCCGAGAGAGAGGCTCAGAAGATTGTCCAGCAAG CTAGAGAAT ACCGTACAAAGCGGATAAGAGACGCAAAGGCGGAGGCGcagaaggaaatcgaagaatataggaagcagaaggaagaCGAATTCAAGAAGTTCGAAGCCGAG CACTCAAGCGGGTACaagaaggcggaggaggatgcggataAGGAAGCTGAGGTGAAACTTGAGGAGATCAAAAAGGCTGGAACGGACAAGGGCCCcaaggttgttgagaagCTGATTCACGCGCTGGTTGATGTGAAGCCCGAGCCGTCTGCGAAGATCGTTACCAAGGCATAG
- a CDS encoding arrestin (or S-antigen), N-terminal domain protein (COG:S;~EggNog:ENOG410PH88;~InterPro:IPR011021;~PFAM:PF00339): MSVALYLDHLERPHTTHLTNLDFVSGKVILTLQTEASIAGIQVKLEAESRTRLAGPRYPHNEHSEKKRTELEVHKLLYKVNDVFPDQALVNNQSSPATAWTFAPGRYEYPFQFKFPFNNSCNLHNSMLTNLNISGLKVEMAKQANRHVKRTLPPSLTGFPGVAEIKYYVKATVVRPQFYKENLRAIQNLTFLPIEPPRAGNPKEEAYARRQHQFASGPTPKKLFHKSSKSSLRDSPGSSLRVAADLRLPNPSILTCNEPIPMRVLVSKMSESFETVFLQMLQIELISYTHIQAHDLKRTENGSWVLMSKSNMGIPLGRGGDPAGTEWTIDPKYWSRLPLPPSVAPSFQTCNISRSYELEVRVGLAHGTVGKLKSQLIIIPLRVPVRVYSGITPPPALLEAMATNTQAKETKEKQPAHPPPSSPPSSPQRPQRQDTQRPPIPPRPSVAPTANLDDGYDEAPPSYEDAMAETLSPLEGPRREYYPPDASSSTRPRVETGADARSPAGEAPKPSNALYSNQGANSSSESFDMLPSSPPESRSGSPLGSPVARQQSVLKIHKAPLPVEESPPQYQLVAEEQQPAQEPETQRPSRRINLGVPNRKPVPSPSRAPKP, translated from the exons ATGTCTGTCGCTCTCTACCTAGACCACCTGGAGCGGCCGCATACTACGCACCTCACGAACCTCGACTTTGTTTCTGGGAAAGTCATTCTCACGCTACAGACGGAGGCGTCAATAGCCGGCATTCAGGTCAAATTAGAGGCTGAGAGTCGCACCCGCCTGGCAGGGCCGCGATACCCGCATAATGAACACTCCGAGAAGAAGCGTACAGAGCTTGAAGTCCACAAG CTTCTGTACAAAGTGAACGATGTCTTTCCCGACCAAGCGTTGGTCAACAATCAATCGTCTCCTGCTACTGCATGGACCTTTGCGCCAGGCAGATATGAATATCCGTTCCAGTTCAAG TTTCCATTCAACAATTCATGCAACCTACATAATAGCATGCTCACCAATCTCAATATATCTGGACTCAAGGTTGAGATGGCCAAGCAGGCGAATCGCCATGTGAAACGCACTCTTCCTCCGTCCTTGACTGGTTTCCCTGGGGTGGCCGAGATCAAGTATTATGTGAAAGCCACCGTTGTCCGTCCACAGTTTTACAAGGAGAACCTAAGAGCG ATACAAAACCTGACTTTTCTCCCCATCGAGCCGCCAAGGGCTGGCAACCCCAAGGAGGAAGCGTACGCGAGACGACAACACCAATTCGCGAGTGGACCAACACCTAAGAAACTTTTTCATAAAAGTTCTAAATCATCCCTAAGAGATTCGCCGGGGAGCTCTCTCCGTGTCGCCGCTGATCTTCGACTACCAAACCCATCCATTCTCACTTGCAATGAGCCGATTCCGATGCGTGTTCTAGTCAGCAAGATGTCCGAGTCATTTGAAACGGTGTTCCTGCAAATGCTGCAAATTGAATTGATCTCCTATACTCATATTCAGGCCCATGATCTGAAGCGAACAGAAAACGGATCCTGGGTACTTATGAGCAAGAGCAATATGGGCATACCTCTTGGAAGAGGTGGTGATCCCGCAGGCACCGAATGGACCATCGATCCAAAGTATTGGAGCCGCCTGCCTCTACCACCATCTGTTGCGCCCTCTTTCCAGACTTGCAATATTTCAAGAAGCTACGAACTTGAGGTGCGGGTTGGCCTGGCTCATGGCACGGTAGGGAAGTTAAAA TCACAACTAATCATAATTCCACTAAGGGTACCTGTTCGGGTGTACTCTGGAATTACTCCTCCACCAGCTTTGTTGGAGGCAATGGCCACAAACACGCAAGCCAAGGAAACCAAAGAAAAGCAACCTGCtcacccaccaccaagcTCACCCCCAAGTTCGCCACAAAGGCCACAAAGACAAGATACCCAACGACCACCCATTCCACCAAGGCCATCTGTAGCCCCTACTGCCAATCTGGACGACGGCTATGACGAAGCTCCTCCAAGCTACGAGGACGCAATGGCTGAGACTCTCAGTCCCTTGGAAGGCCCCCGCCGCGAGTATTACCCACCAGATGCCTCCTCATCTACCCGACCTCGTGTTGAAACCGGAGCTGATGCGAGATctccagctggagaagccCCTAAACCGTCCAACGCACTGTATAGCAACCAAGGAGCGAATTCATCTTCCGAATCCTTTGATATGCTTCCTTCGTCCCCACCGGAATCTCGATCTGGATCTCCTCTAGGTTCCCCTGTCGCCCGACAGCAGAGTGTGCTCAAGATTCACAAGGCACCCCTCCCTGTGGAAGAGAGTCCCCCGCAGTATCAGCTAGTCGCTGAGGAACAACAACCGGCACAGGAACCGGAGACCCAAAGACCCTCGCGCCGAATCAATCTTGGAGTCCCGAACAGAAAACCAGTGCCTAGCCCGAGTCGAGCTCCGAAGCCGTGA
- a CDS encoding uncharacterized protein (COG:S;~EggNog:ENOG410PPIK), giving the protein MKSERKSSPVESSFPTVPNPFYEIDKAYEERRQRARARTERDRSFDNTSSRESSLKAVKVEVPASPKRTDKTQASSDSKQETSLLSVIPDSIRPEARDPSPPASQMLDFVDLTQSSPPVSPGGSDEDFAKTHRLPRGSGWVRKNNPSTRRQTRQSSQSSRGIRTLEGVSISPPRRRSGT; this is encoded by the coding sequence ATGAAAAGCGAAAGGAAGAGTAGCCCTGTTGAATCAAGCTTTCCCACAGTTCCCAATCCATTCTACGAAATCGATAAAGCTTATGAGGAGCGTCGGCAACGCGCTCGTGCCAGGACAGAACGAGACCGTTCATTTGACAATACTTCAAGCCGAGAGTCATCGCTCAAAGCTGTAAAGGTGGAAGTTCCTGCTTCGCCGAAGCGCACCGACAAAACACAAGCGTCCTCCGATTCCAAGCAAGAGACTTCACTTCTCAGCGTCATCCCAGACAGCATCCGGCCGGAAGCGCGGGACCCATCTCCTCCCGCTTCCCAGATGCTAGATTTTGTCGATTTAACACAGTCCAGCCCGCCAGTGTCGCCAGGTGGGAGCGATGAGGATTTTGCAAAAACCCACCGGCTTCCACGGGGATCAGGATGGGTCCGAAAAAACAATCCAAGCACGCGAAGGCAGACTAGGCAGTCGTCTCAGTCGAGTAGGGGGATCCGAACGCTGGAGGGGGTGAGCATTAGCCCGCCCCGACGAAGGTCTGGAACTTGA
- a CDS encoding protein PET117 (BUSCO:EOG09265K5D;~COG:S;~EggNog:ENOG410PSHG;~InterPro:IPR031568;~PFAM:PF15786) produces MSRASKLTFAGTGLATAGIVYFVHWAQEQEKASMHKGVERDMEKQRVQLERKADFEMQKALQEDYLKLQKVSPSIDGPPSSGGLPDLNQGS; encoded by the exons ATGTCGCGCGCTTCGAAGTTGACCTTTGCCGGCACCGGCTTAGCCACCGCAGGAATTGTCTACTTTGTCCACTGGGCCCAAGAACAGGAAAAAGCA TCCATGCACAAAGGTGTCGAACGGGACATGGAGAAACAACGCGTTCAATTAGAGCGAAAGGCCGACTTCGAGATGCAGAAAGCGCTCCAGGAGGACTATCTAAAGCTCCAGAAGGTCTCCCCAAGTATAGACGGACCGCCATCAAGTGGGGGATTACCAGATTTGAATCAAGGATCATGA
- the nfr1 gene encoding putative AIF-like mitochondrial oxidoreductase (Nfrl) (COG:Q;~EggNog:ENOG410PIC8;~InterPro:IPR023753,IPR017941,IPR028202,IPR036922, IPR036188,IPR016156;~PFAM:PF07992,PF00355,PF00070,PF14759;~go_function: GO:0016491 - oxidoreductase activity [Evidence IEA];~go_function: GO:0050660 - flavin adenine dinucleotide binding [Evidence IEA];~go_function: GO:0051537 - 2 iron, 2 sulfur cluster binding [Evidence IEA];~go_process: GO:0055114 - oxidation-reduction process [Evidence IEA]), with amino-acid sequence MHVPLLSFPPSRQNWKLARWPCLSRQLALVSTAPLVSRSSLVPRCRCGCRNSSCCSCSCCVHSSSPASLYQSQARLTTPSIHRSHLRRTYQPVNQSRLLSSTSSSALSHTPPAMAQEYKLKDISSLSGINNFDKVEAEVEGVQDGKVLLVKYDDKVHAISPKCTHYGAPLKLGVVSPEGRITCPWHGACFKVESGDIEDAPAPAALNTFDLVEKSGAVYIRGEESAIKTGQRISEHKCSAHGPGGLVIVGGGSGTLGVILAIRELGYSGAITIISREPNLIIDRTKLSKALIPDPEKIQWRSPEWYKEVGIESVSDEVTSVDFSQKSVVTRSGKTFPYTKLVLATGGVPRSLPLEGFQLLENIFKLRTVTDVQHILKAIGEEKKKIVVIGSSFIGMEVGNALSKDNEVTIVGQEQAPMERVMGVEVGRIFQRNLENSGVKFKLSAGVAKATPSNEEARNVGAVHLQDGTVLPADVVVLGVGVRPATDFLQGNPAVTLEKDGSIKTDEHFAVPGLNNDVFAIGDIATYPYHGPGTDPEKGTYTRIEHWNVAQNAGRSVASSILHTLNEPSPLQKTKPKVFIPIFWSALGAQLRYCGNTPNGWDDLILKGEPENAKFVAYYCKENTVVAVATMGMDPVMVKSAELMRRNNMPSKKDIQDGVDVLTIGVSQGVRI; translated from the exons ATGCATGTGCccctcctctctttcccCCCTTCTCGCCAGAACTGGAAGCTCGCTCGTTGGCCCTGCCTGTCCCGCCAGTTAGCGTTGGTCTCGACCGCTCCTCTGGTCTCTCGGTCATCACTAGTCCCACGTTGTCGCTGTGGTTGTCGCAATTCCTCCTGCTGTTCCTGCTCGTGCTGTGTCCATTCATCGTCCCCCGCTTCCTTGTACCAGAGTCAAGCCCGACTCACTACGCCATCGATCCATCGATCTCATTTACGCAGAACCTATCAGCCCGTTAATCAATCAAGGCTACTCTCCTCTACAAGTTCCTCAGCATTGTCTCATACTCCACCCGCCATGGCCCAGGAATACAAGCTCAAGGATATCTCGTCCCTATCGGGCATTAACAACTTTGACAAGGTCGAGGCGGAAGTTGAGGGCGTGCAGGATGGAAAAGTACTGCTCGTGAAATACGACGACAAAGTGCATGCCATTAGCCCTAAATGTACCCATTACGGTGCTCCCTTGAAGCTTGGTGTGGTGTCACCTGAGGGGAGGATTACTTGTCCATGGCACGGAG cttgCTTTAAAGTCGAGAGCGGAGATATTGAAGATGCGCCTGCACCCGCCGCTTTGAATACATTTGACTTGGTGGAGAAGAGCGGCGCCGTTTACATTCGTGGCGAAGAGTCTGCTATCAAGACTGGCCAGCGCATCTCAGAGCACAAATGCAGTGCCCATGGCCCCGGAGGCCTGGTCATTGTAGGAGG AGGTTCTGGTACCTTAGGGGTGATCCTAGCTATTCGAGAATTGGGATACAGTGGGGCTATTACGATTATCTCCCGCGAGCCTAATCTTATCATTGATCGTACGAAGTTATCCAAAGCTCTgattccagatccagagaAGATCCAATGGCGCTCCCCTGAGTGGTATAAGGAAGTCGGGATTGAGAGCGTCTCCGATGAGGTTACTTCGGTTGACTTTAGCCAGAAGAGTGTTGTTACCCGCTCTGGCAAGACTTTCCCTTATACTAAGCTTGTTCTGGCCACTGGCGGCGTTCCCCGCAGCCTCCCCTTGGAAGGCTTCCAGCTCTTAGAGAACATCTTTAAACTTCGCACAGTGACGGACGTTCAGCATATTCTCAAAGCAAtaggcgaggaaaagaagaagattgtcGTCATCGGCAGTTCCTTCATCGGTATGGAAGTCGGCAACGCTCTATCTAAGGACAACGAAGTCACCATTGTCGGCCAGGAACAAGCTCCTATGGAGCGCGTTATGGGCGTTGAAGTTGGCCGCATCTTCCAACGCAACCTTGAGAATTCGGGTGTAAAATTCAAGCTTTCCGCCGGTGTCGCGAAGGCAACTCCATCTAATGAAGAAGCCCGCAATGTTGGCGCTGTGCATCTCCAGGACGGTACCGTGCTCCCAGCCGATGTTGTCGTCCTGGGTGTCGGTGTCCGCCCAGCAACCGACTTCCTCCAGGGTAACCCAGCCGTCACCCTCGAGAAAGATGGTTCCATCAAAACAGACGAACACTTCGCCGTCCCTGGCTTGAACAATGACGTCTTTGCAATTGGTGATATTGCAACGTACCCTTACCACGGACCAGGCACAGACCCCGAGAAAGGCACATACACACGCATCGAACACTGGAACGTCGCTCAAAACGCTGGCCGTAGCGTCGCCTCCTCGATCCTCCATACACTCAATGAACCGTCACCCTTACAGAAAACCAAGCCAAAGgtcttcatccccatcttctGGTCCGCGCTTGGTGCGCAGCTGCGCTACTGCGGGAACACGCCAAATGGATGGGACGATCTGATTTTGAAGGGTGAGCCTGAAAATGCCAAGTTCGTGGCTTACTATTGCAAGGAAAACACGGTTGTTGCCGTTGCCACAATGGGGATGGATCCGGTTATGGTAAAAAGTGCGGAGTTGATGCGCAGGAACAATATGCCGTCGAAGAAAGACATCCAGGATGGTGTGGATGTTTTGACAATCGGGGTGTCTCAGGGTGTGAGGATTTAA